GACAACTACTGCGTCGGCGAGGCGGGCGTGATCGCCCACGACAACGGCTTCGTCGAGCCCGTCGAGAAACCCTTCGACGGCGTGCCGGCCCTGGCCTCGACCGGCAAGCCCTGACGCCGCACAGTCCTCATGGCCCGGGCGCGTCCTTGTCGGCGGGCGCCCGGGCGAGGACGGCGGCGAAGGCCGGCGAGCGGCGGGCGGCGGCGAGGCGTTCGTCGGTCTCCAGCTCCCGTCGCCTGGGCGGGGCGACGCTTAGGTCGTACACCCGCCCGAGCGCCTGCACCGACGCGTCGAGCAGCCCGGCCGCCGTCTCGGCCTCGAACGACTCGACCCGCTGCGAGCACACCCGCGCCTTGACGAGCCAGCCGATCGCGCCCTCGGGGTGATAGGCGGCCAGGCGTTCGGCGGTGGCGACGGCGGCGGCCTTCCGGCCCTCGGCGAGCAAGAGGGCCATCCGCGCGTCGGCCACGCGGGGGGCGATGCGTTCGGGAGCCGACCAGGCGACGGCCTCGTCCTTCGCCGCCCGGTCGGCCAGGCGGCAGATCGCCAGATTGTCGGCGATCTCGTCGCGTCGCTCCAGCCCGTAGATCGGCAGCCCGGCCAGCTTGCCGGCGGCCCGGAGCCCCTCCAGCAGGTTCCAGTCCTCCTCCAGGAACGGGACGGCGGCGGCGAACCGGAGGTTGCGCATCTCGACGACCCCTCGATTGCCCAGGGCTTCGACCAGGTCGAGCTTGCGCTGGACGTCCTCGGGGTCGCGGGCCGCCCACCGCCGCGCCCGCTCCAGGCCGGCGTCCAGCCCGGCCAGGGCCTTCGGGAGGTCGCCGAGTTGGAGGTCGATCAGCGCCAGGTTGTTCAGCGAGACGATGATGTTGCGGAAGGCGGAGTCCCCCTCGGGCGTGCGATCGACGCCGGCGGCCCGGTCGCGATCCTCGCGACGGACCTCGGCGGCCAGCTCCAGGTCGAGGGCGCGCCGGTATTTGTCGCGCGCCGACCGCAGGTCGCCGAGGCTCTCGTCGACGCCGCCGAGCAGGTCGAGGGCCTTGCCGAGGAGCGGCTCGGAGCGAGGGTCGTCGGGGCGGGCGGCGATGCGGACCTCGGTCATCGCCAGCATCCGCTCGAGCAGCGGCCGGGCCCCGGCGAAGTCGCCGACCCAATGGGCGGCGTGGCCGAGGTGCTCCAGGCCCTCGATCACCGCCAGCTCGGCGCGCGGGTCGTCGGGCGAGTCCTTGAGCCAGGCCTCGGCGACGTCGAGGGCCTCGCGGAAGAGCGAGCGCGCCAGGTCGGGGCGGTCGCCGCGAAGGTGGAAGATCCCCAGTCGCCGACAGGCCAGGGCGAGCTGGTCGCGGGCGTCGGCGAGCGCGGGGTCGACGGCGAGCAGGGCCGTCGCCACGGCTCGGCAGCGATCCATCTCGGCGATCGCCTCGCCCGCCCGGCCCAGCTCCCAGTGGACCTCGCCGAGCAACTGATGGGCCGAGGCCCGGCTCAGCCGGGGAGCCGTCGCGTCGGCCGTGGTGACGTTCCGCAGGCCGGCGACGGCCGTCTCCAGCAGGCCCCGCCGGAGATTGCGCGTCGCGGGGGCGTCCCGCAGCGCGGTCCGCACCTGCTCGACGAGCTGGGAGTGGGCGTCGAGGGCCGTGCGGGCGTTCGCCTCGGCCTGGCGCTCGGCGGCCTGCGTCGACCGCAACGCGTCGCGGAGCCGGCCGTTGTACCAGGCGGCTCCGAAGGCCATCACGACGAGCGCCCCCTGGGCGACCACCAGCGCCGCCGCGACCGCCGGCCGCCGCTTCGCCCCCTTCCAGGCGACCTCCCAGAGCGGCGCGGGGCGGGCGAGGATCGGCCGGCCGGCGAGGAACCGTCGCAGGTCGGCGGCCAGCTCGGCCGCCGAGGCGTACCGCTGCGAGGGGTCCTTCCGCAGGCACTTCAGGCAGACGACGCCGAGGTCGCGCGGCAGGTCGGGCCGGACGCGCGACGGGGGCTCGGGCTCCCGATCGGCCATCATCGCCTGGTGGAAGCTCTCCGATCCGCTCAGGCCCAGCGGGTGCCCGCCCGTCAGGAGCTGGTAGAAGATCACCCCCAGCGCGTAGACGTCGACCAGCGGCCCGACGCTCCCGCCCGAGAGCTGTTCCGGGGCCATGTAGGCGGGCGTGCCGAGGAGGAGGCCCGTCTGGGTGGACCAGTCCTCGACCCCGGACTCCGCCGACCCTTCGATCCACTTGGCGATGCCGAAGTCGGTGATCTTGGGGGCGACCCCCTCAAGCGAGTCGATCGGCCGGGGACGGTCGTCGGGGACCTGGAGCAGGATGTTGGCCGGCTTCAGGTCGCGGTGGACGACCCCCCGGCAGTGGGCGTGATGGACCGCGTCGGCCAGGTCCGCGACCAGGGTCGCGGCCTCCTTCGGCGCCGCGGGGCGGCCCCACGCGAACGGGGCGAGCGAGC
The DNA window shown above is from Paludisphaera mucosa and carries:
- a CDS encoding protein kinase domain-containing protein encodes the protein MSIAFDACPDDDELVALAAGSADEADEGRLLAHVDACGACSARLAELEGATRATLHALQLGGRETPVGYSPPSRRDEAVPGYEILERIGEGGMGVVYKARHRRLGRLVALKRLRSYAPSPEILRRFLREAETFAALQHPNIVQIHEVGEHDGRPFLALEFVAGGSLAPFAWGRPAAPKEAATLVADLADAVHHAHCRGVVHRDLKPANILLQVPDDRPRPIDSLEGVAPKITDFGIAKWIEGSAESGVEDWSTQTGLLLGTPAYMAPEQLSGGSVGPLVDVYALGVIFYQLLTGGHPLGLSGSESFHQAMMADREPEPPSRVRPDLPRDLGVVCLKCLRKDPSQRYASAAELAADLRRFLAGRPILARPAPLWEVAWKGAKRRPAVAAALVVAQGALVVMAFGAAWYNGRLRDALRSTQAAERQAEANARTALDAHSQLVEQVRTALRDAPATRNLRRGLLETAVAGLRNVTTADATAPRLSRASAHQLLGEVHWELGRAGEAIAEMDRCRAVATALLAVDPALADARDQLALACRRLGIFHLRGDRPDLARSLFREALDVAEAWLKDSPDDPRAELAVIEGLEHLGHAAHWVGDFAGARPLLERMLAMTEVRIAARPDDPRSEPLLGKALDLLGGVDESLGDLRSARDKYRRALDLELAAEVRREDRDRAAGVDRTPEGDSAFRNIIVSLNNLALIDLQLGDLPKALAGLDAGLERARRWAARDPEDVQRKLDLVEALGNRGVVEMRNLRFAAAVPFLEEDWNLLEGLRAAGKLAGLPIYGLERRDEIADNLAICRLADRAAKDEAVAWSAPERIAPRVADARMALLLAEGRKAAAVATAERLAAYHPEGAIGWLVKARVCSQRVESFEAETAAGLLDASVQALGRVYDLSVAPPRRRELETDERLAAARRSPAFAAVLARAPADKDAPGP